In Topomyia yanbarensis strain Yona2022 chromosome 2, ASM3024719v1, whole genome shotgun sequence, one DNA window encodes the following:
- the LOC131685487 gene encoding leucine-rich PPR motif-containing protein, mitochondrial isoform X2, whose product MNILRNTILRQRAPHSASAIALKVSSQPTNPYRYTCNLHVRSCTRPLTVAASNRNQVEIRSPMAQTRPGFQREKTTTTLLDEMGAEARVHRRVQLEKLNRVLAKPEVISGVSYEFLLGCCGRLLMEQPVEARMKLFKSIWFMAGEPSTTTAALNRWKVLLRVHCENGIDLEEQHIEEFLGKVKVAKDEEFYQLLLGVVSERGDIRRMQEVMDIAQREGYKFNSEFGRVLIRGYCKAKDLPSVKAVLDRLIAENIYLNSGIYGELIVGYLANKKIADALELINDKGKLLKKDHVVEAIKEALLGDHNEVLGLLVKLLPATMRDNAILDPVLRNLCSDLMNLKKFDAIHTLLGALPIPRFGEAESYDTYGSAVIFEMIKTRVPLEEVTSLVEFLIKTGRNTRALHVACDCAAKNRIDIYPHLLGQLREQEDLRPHYFWPLIIHNFTKQGEAGVLSVLKLMQRFGTELDAETLSVFVLPKLSITLNDVRGALKQFEDRGIKMATLMTPLVSHLLHQIRFDDVSKIVKLYSSKLDTTVLIWPLTLQAMVSKNSEHFRKVAVVVRDLMTKARDPKHDLAGQLLLELISNKKAKHNINSIKSLLKQYKNADVKISSISANVLKKYNQEDSELEDLLKTLVYDKLTLPSKDLLSQTIVHPRDMGYEELECHLSELVEKGMNARGVLRRLLQLCVRENRLDRAVEIKRRCDEANVDLSSGMMASIFDLHIKLKNVDEAGKALEKIRSTFPSFLIDDHKIIDFAALLIENGFSANAQKVLRQRAAAGPIRVGNANKNIWNLLNITAQKAVNADPHSQKNQTHELLQFLVKQGYCTYDNAILGPVIREYLLKNQTLSAITEFMQMAKEHRRTPLQLEIITTLVRLTNSNDPTIPPEKAKILLGEVIQAASAIHGPTNTNNTLLVALAEAGTEAQLRRMLINPETRVNLEYILTQCEYLIDSGKLDVVLRLAKCSRGLANVREADFLALIMKQYARDNNCEAAVNLFHRLQTEDGEMTISGDFARKLIDLLEVNSYEVPNAIWLYAK is encoded by the exons ATGAATATTTTGCGCAATACCATATTGCGGCAGCGTGCGCCGCATAGCGCGAGTGCAATCGCCTTGAAAGTTTCTAGTCAACCCACAAATCCGTACCGGTATACGTGCAACCTGCATGTGCGGAGCTGCACTCGCCCGCTAACCGTGGCTGCTAGCAATAGGAACCAGGTTGAAATACGTTCACCCATGGCCCAAACGAGGCCTGGATTCCAACGGG AAAAAACCACAACCACTTTGCTGGATGAAATGGGAGCAGAGGCCCGTGTCCATCGGCGCGTTCAGTTGGAGAAACTCAATAGAGTGCTGGCTAAACCAGAAGTTATCAGCGGTGTATCATATGAATTTCTGCTTGGTTGCTGTGGTCGGTTGCTGATGGAACAACCAGTGGAAGCTAGAATGAAGCTCTTCAAATCTATCTGGTTCATGGCTGGGGAACCGTCAACGACAACCGCGGCCTTAAACCGGTGGAAGGTGCTACTGAGGGTTCATTGCGAAAATGGCATTGACTTGGAAGAGCAACATATAGAGGAGTTTTTGGGGAAAGTTAAAGTGGCGAAAGATGAAGAGTTTTACCAGCTACTGCTTGGAGTCGTCAGTGAGCGTGGGGATATTCGTAGGATGCAGGAAGTGATGGATATCGCTCAGAGAGAAGGCTACAAATTTAATAGTGAGTTTGGTAGGGTGCTGATAAGAGGTTATTGTAAGGCCAAAGATCTTCCGTCCGTGAAGGCAGTCTTGGACAGGTTGATCGCTGAAAACATATACCTGAATAGCGGCATATATGGAGAGCTGATTGTTGGATATTTAGCAAACAAGAAAATCGCTGATGCCCTCGAATTAATCAATGATAAAGGAAAGCTTTTGAAAAAAGATCACGTGGTAGAAGCTATAAAGGAGGCCTTGTTGGGTGATCATAATGAAGTGTTAGGACTGCTGGTTAAACTGCTACCAGCCACTATGCGTGACAATGCTATACTCGATCCAGTTCTAAGAAACCTTTGCTCGGATCTTATGAATCTGAAGAAGTTTGATGCTATTCACACCCTGCTAGGTGCACTGCCGATTCCACGCTTTGGGGAAGCTGAGAGTTACGACACCTACGGATCTGCGGTAATATTTGAAATGATCAAAACTAGAGTGCCTCTGGAAGAAGTTACATCATTGGTCGAATTTCTTATCAAAACCGGGCGTAACACCCGGGCTCTTCACGTAGCTTGCGATTGCGCTGccaaaaataggattgacattTACCCACATTTACTCGGACAGCTTCGAGAGCAAGAAGACCTCAGGCCACATTATTTTTGGCCGCTGATTATTCATAACTTTACCAAACAGGGTGAAGCGGGAGTTCTTAGCGTTTTGAAGTTAATGCAACGATTCGGAACCGAACTGGATGCGGAAACGTTATCGGTGTTTGTTTTACCTAAACTTTCGATCACGCTGAATGATGTGCGTGGGGCATTAAAACAGTTCGAAGACAGAGGTATAAAAATGGCAACGCTAATGACCCCACTTGTTTCCCACCTACTTCACCAGATCCGATTCGATGATGTGagcaaaattgttaaattgtaTTCATCCAAACTAGACACAACCGTTCTGATTTGGCCGCTAACGTTGCAGGCGATGGTTAGCAAAAATTCGGAACACTTCCGAAAAGTAGCTGTAGTCGTTCGCGATCTGATGACGAAAGCTCGAGATCCAAAACATGATTTGGCCGGTCAACTTCTTTTGGAACTGATAAGCAATAAAAAGGCTAAGCACAATATCAACTCGATCAAGTCGCTTTTGAAGCAATATAAAAATGCTGATGTAAAGATCAGCAGTATTAGTGCAAATGTTTTGAAGAAATATAATCAAGAGGATTCTGAGTTGGAAGACCTTTTAAAGACTCTGGTATATGACAAGTTGACGCTTCCCTCCAAGGATCTGCTCAGTCAAACAATCGTTCACCCGCGCGATATGGGCTATGAAGAGCTGGAATGCCATCTAAGCGAACTGGTGGAAAAAGGCATGAATGCCAGAGGAGTGTTGCGTCGATTGCTGCAGTTATGCGTTCGGGAAAATCGTTTGGATCGAGCCGTCGAGATTAAGCGGCGATGTGACGAAGCAAATGTCGATTTAAGCTCCGGAATGATGGCTTCTATTTTTGATTTACACATCAAACTGAAAAACGTGGATGAAGCTGGTAAAGCTTTGGAAAAGATTAGATCTACCTTTCCTAGCTTCTTGATCGACGATCACAAAATAATTGACTTTGCTGCACTTCTTATTGAAAATGGTTTCTCAGCGAATGCTCAGAAAGTCCTCCGTCAGCGAGCTGCAGCTGGTCCTATTCGAGTGGGAAAtgcgaacaaaaatatttggaatCTACTAAACATCACAGCACAGAAAGCGGTCAATGCCGATCCCCATTCCCAGAAAAATCAAACCCACGAATTGCTACAATTCCTCGTCAAGCAAGGATACTGCACATATGACAACGCCATCCTAGGTCCGGTTATTCGAGAATATCTGCTGAAAAATCAAACTCTCAGCGCGATTACCGAGTTCATGCAAATGGCTAAGGAACATCGACGAACTCCGCTGCAGTTGGAAATTATAACTACTCTGGTTCGGTTAACTAACAGCAACGACCCAACGATTCCTCCGGAAAAAGCCAAAATCTTACTTGGTGAAGTAATCCAAGCTGCTTCCGCCATTCACGGTCCTACCAATACCAACAACACGCTTCTGGTAGCTCTTGCCGAAGCCGGGACGGAAGCTCAACTGCGCCGAATGTTGATAAATCCGGAAACTCGAGTTAATCTCGAGTACATTCTGACGCAGTGCGAGTACCTTATCGATTCGGGCAAGCTGGACGTAGTTCTTCGGCTAGCCAAGTGTTCGCGTGGGTTGGCGAATGTTCGGGAAGCGGACTTTTTGGCGCTTATTATGAAACAGTACGCGAGAGATAATAACTGCGAGGCGGCGGTTAATTTGTTTCATCGGCTGCAAACCGAGGATGGGGAGATGACAATTTCCGGGGACTTTGCGAGGAAGCTGATTGATCTGTTGGAAGTGAATAGTTACGAGGTGCCGAATGCTATTTGGTTGTATGCGAAGTGA
- the LOC131685487 gene encoding leucine-rich PPR motif-containing protein, mitochondrial isoform X1 yields MNILRNTILRQRAPHSASAIALKVSSQPTNPYRYTCNLHVRSCTRPLTVAASNRNQVEIRSPMAQTRPGFQREEKTTTTLLDEMGAEARVHRRVQLEKLNRVLAKPEVISGVSYEFLLGCCGRLLMEQPVEARMKLFKSIWFMAGEPSTTTAALNRWKVLLRVHCENGIDLEEQHIEEFLGKVKVAKDEEFYQLLLGVVSERGDIRRMQEVMDIAQREGYKFNSEFGRVLIRGYCKAKDLPSVKAVLDRLIAENIYLNSGIYGELIVGYLANKKIADALELINDKGKLLKKDHVVEAIKEALLGDHNEVLGLLVKLLPATMRDNAILDPVLRNLCSDLMNLKKFDAIHTLLGALPIPRFGEAESYDTYGSAVIFEMIKTRVPLEEVTSLVEFLIKTGRNTRALHVACDCAAKNRIDIYPHLLGQLREQEDLRPHYFWPLIIHNFTKQGEAGVLSVLKLMQRFGTELDAETLSVFVLPKLSITLNDVRGALKQFEDRGIKMATLMTPLVSHLLHQIRFDDVSKIVKLYSSKLDTTVLIWPLTLQAMVSKNSEHFRKVAVVVRDLMTKARDPKHDLAGQLLLELISNKKAKHNINSIKSLLKQYKNADVKISSISANVLKKYNQEDSELEDLLKTLVYDKLTLPSKDLLSQTIVHPRDMGYEELECHLSELVEKGMNARGVLRRLLQLCVRENRLDRAVEIKRRCDEANVDLSSGMMASIFDLHIKLKNVDEAGKALEKIRSTFPSFLIDDHKIIDFAALLIENGFSANAQKVLRQRAAAGPIRVGNANKNIWNLLNITAQKAVNADPHSQKNQTHELLQFLVKQGYCTYDNAILGPVIREYLLKNQTLSAITEFMQMAKEHRRTPLQLEIITTLVRLTNSNDPTIPPEKAKILLGEVIQAASAIHGPTNTNNTLLVALAEAGTEAQLRRMLINPETRVNLEYILTQCEYLIDSGKLDVVLRLAKCSRGLANVREADFLALIMKQYARDNNCEAAVNLFHRLQTEDGEMTISGDFARKLIDLLEVNSYEVPNAIWLYAK; encoded by the exons ATGAATATTTTGCGCAATACCATATTGCGGCAGCGTGCGCCGCATAGCGCGAGTGCAATCGCCTTGAAAGTTTCTAGTCAACCCACAAATCCGTACCGGTATACGTGCAACCTGCATGTGCGGAGCTGCACTCGCCCGCTAACCGTGGCTGCTAGCAATAGGAACCAGGTTGAAATACGTTCACCCATGGCCCAAACGAGGCCTGGATTCCAACGGG AAGAAAAAACCACAACCACTTTGCTGGATGAAATGGGAGCAGAGGCCCGTGTCCATCGGCGCGTTCAGTTGGAGAAACTCAATAGAGTGCTGGCTAAACCAGAAGTTATCAGCGGTGTATCATATGAATTTCTGCTTGGTTGCTGTGGTCGGTTGCTGATGGAACAACCAGTGGAAGCTAGAATGAAGCTCTTCAAATCTATCTGGTTCATGGCTGGGGAACCGTCAACGACAACCGCGGCCTTAAACCGGTGGAAGGTGCTACTGAGGGTTCATTGCGAAAATGGCATTGACTTGGAAGAGCAACATATAGAGGAGTTTTTGGGGAAAGTTAAAGTGGCGAAAGATGAAGAGTTTTACCAGCTACTGCTTGGAGTCGTCAGTGAGCGTGGGGATATTCGTAGGATGCAGGAAGTGATGGATATCGCTCAGAGAGAAGGCTACAAATTTAATAGTGAGTTTGGTAGGGTGCTGATAAGAGGTTATTGTAAGGCCAAAGATCTTCCGTCCGTGAAGGCAGTCTTGGACAGGTTGATCGCTGAAAACATATACCTGAATAGCGGCATATATGGAGAGCTGATTGTTGGATATTTAGCAAACAAGAAAATCGCTGATGCCCTCGAATTAATCAATGATAAAGGAAAGCTTTTGAAAAAAGATCACGTGGTAGAAGCTATAAAGGAGGCCTTGTTGGGTGATCATAATGAAGTGTTAGGACTGCTGGTTAAACTGCTACCAGCCACTATGCGTGACAATGCTATACTCGATCCAGTTCTAAGAAACCTTTGCTCGGATCTTATGAATCTGAAGAAGTTTGATGCTATTCACACCCTGCTAGGTGCACTGCCGATTCCACGCTTTGGGGAAGCTGAGAGTTACGACACCTACGGATCTGCGGTAATATTTGAAATGATCAAAACTAGAGTGCCTCTGGAAGAAGTTACATCATTGGTCGAATTTCTTATCAAAACCGGGCGTAACACCCGGGCTCTTCACGTAGCTTGCGATTGCGCTGccaaaaataggattgacattTACCCACATTTACTCGGACAGCTTCGAGAGCAAGAAGACCTCAGGCCACATTATTTTTGGCCGCTGATTATTCATAACTTTACCAAACAGGGTGAAGCGGGAGTTCTTAGCGTTTTGAAGTTAATGCAACGATTCGGAACCGAACTGGATGCGGAAACGTTATCGGTGTTTGTTTTACCTAAACTTTCGATCACGCTGAATGATGTGCGTGGGGCATTAAAACAGTTCGAAGACAGAGGTATAAAAATGGCAACGCTAATGACCCCACTTGTTTCCCACCTACTTCACCAGATCCGATTCGATGATGTGagcaaaattgttaaattgtaTTCATCCAAACTAGACACAACCGTTCTGATTTGGCCGCTAACGTTGCAGGCGATGGTTAGCAAAAATTCGGAACACTTCCGAAAAGTAGCTGTAGTCGTTCGCGATCTGATGACGAAAGCTCGAGATCCAAAACATGATTTGGCCGGTCAACTTCTTTTGGAACTGATAAGCAATAAAAAGGCTAAGCACAATATCAACTCGATCAAGTCGCTTTTGAAGCAATATAAAAATGCTGATGTAAAGATCAGCAGTATTAGTGCAAATGTTTTGAAGAAATATAATCAAGAGGATTCTGAGTTGGAAGACCTTTTAAAGACTCTGGTATATGACAAGTTGACGCTTCCCTCCAAGGATCTGCTCAGTCAAACAATCGTTCACCCGCGCGATATGGGCTATGAAGAGCTGGAATGCCATCTAAGCGAACTGGTGGAAAAAGGCATGAATGCCAGAGGAGTGTTGCGTCGATTGCTGCAGTTATGCGTTCGGGAAAATCGTTTGGATCGAGCCGTCGAGATTAAGCGGCGATGTGACGAAGCAAATGTCGATTTAAGCTCCGGAATGATGGCTTCTATTTTTGATTTACACATCAAACTGAAAAACGTGGATGAAGCTGGTAAAGCTTTGGAAAAGATTAGATCTACCTTTCCTAGCTTCTTGATCGACGATCACAAAATAATTGACTTTGCTGCACTTCTTATTGAAAATGGTTTCTCAGCGAATGCTCAGAAAGTCCTCCGTCAGCGAGCTGCAGCTGGTCCTATTCGAGTGGGAAAtgcgaacaaaaatatttggaatCTACTAAACATCACAGCACAGAAAGCGGTCAATGCCGATCCCCATTCCCAGAAAAATCAAACCCACGAATTGCTACAATTCCTCGTCAAGCAAGGATACTGCACATATGACAACGCCATCCTAGGTCCGGTTATTCGAGAATATCTGCTGAAAAATCAAACTCTCAGCGCGATTACCGAGTTCATGCAAATGGCTAAGGAACATCGACGAACTCCGCTGCAGTTGGAAATTATAACTACTCTGGTTCGGTTAACTAACAGCAACGACCCAACGATTCCTCCGGAAAAAGCCAAAATCTTACTTGGTGAAGTAATCCAAGCTGCTTCCGCCATTCACGGTCCTACCAATACCAACAACACGCTTCTGGTAGCTCTTGCCGAAGCCGGGACGGAAGCTCAACTGCGCCGAATGTTGATAAATCCGGAAACTCGAGTTAATCTCGAGTACATTCTGACGCAGTGCGAGTACCTTATCGATTCGGGCAAGCTGGACGTAGTTCTTCGGCTAGCCAAGTGTTCGCGTGGGTTGGCGAATGTTCGGGAAGCGGACTTTTTGGCGCTTATTATGAAACAGTACGCGAGAGATAATAACTGCGAGGCGGCGGTTAATTTGTTTCATCGGCTGCAAACCGAGGATGGGGAGATGACAATTTCCGGGGACTTTGCGAGGAAGCTGATTGATCTGTTGGAAGTGAATAGTTACGAGGTGCCGAATGCTATTTGGTTGTATGCGAAGTGA